In Platichthys flesus chromosome 21, fPlaFle2.1, whole genome shotgun sequence, the following are encoded in one genomic region:
- the mtpap gene encoding poly(A) RNA polymerase, mitochondrial: MASSYAVCRLHMRGRGSLGKCLQRLDTFLHRSIGSDVAAQAEAVRRDQSDVKDGSKSLYVVQAERQEQAKRSVLISCHSRTNEKKFLKDLSKHGDIKKHFFYESYGVYAVVEFSSRESVASLLEGAIIPAVSHESTVPFKSRLLSLRNLNSLDSSNQQAGQQRQPQTTPPINELIQRLSRDESIDHQITHLTESYQLTEENIRLRFLVCSLLNDIAAAYFPECTIKPFGSSVNGFGKLGCDLDMFLDLDGISGRNVKMPKSGLFLEYQMKRASSERAVTQSILSVIGECVDQFGPGCVGVQKILNARCPLVRFAHQPSGFQCDLTANNRVAMKSTELLYLYGELDPRVRCLVFTIRCWARTHGVTSSIPGAWITNFSLTVMVVFFLQRRNPPIIPTLDQLRELAGPADKSVIEGNDCTFVSDFSKIPLHSNTATLEQLLCEFFDFYASFPFNKMSINIRKGKEQNKPEVTPLHIQNPFETSLNVSKNVNNSQLDRFVALCQESTWLLQQRENNTPRRHTGGNTPGPWGLVQLLMPLQVAGVKGRKGKRREAASERIKSLLDSLKNKN; the protein is encoded by the exons ATGTGAAAGATGGATCCAAGTCGCTCTATGTCGTCCAGGCCGAGAGACAAGAACAAGCAAAGAGATCTGTTCTCATCAGCTGCCACTCCAGAACCAATGAGAAGAAGTTTCTCAAGGATTTATCCAAACATGGCGACATCAAGAAACACTTCTTCTATGAAAGCTAC GGCGTGTATGCTGTGGTGGAGTTTTCCAGCCGGGAAAGTGTTGCCTCATTACTTGAAGGTGCCATCATCCCTGCTGTCAGCCATGAGTCCACGGTGCCTTTTAAATCCAGACTATTGTCACTGAGGAACCTCAACTCTTTGGACTCATCAAACCAGCAGGCAGGACAACAGAGGCAACCACAAACCACCCCTCCCATCAATGAGCTCATACAGAGACTGTCCAGAGACGAGAGT ATAGACCATCAGATAACCCACCTGACGGAATCCTACCAACTAACGGAGGAGAACATCAGGCTGCGTTTCCTCGTCTGCTCTCTGCTCAATGACATCGCTGCCGcatatttcccagaatgcaccaTCAAACCATTTGGCTCCTCGGTGAACGGCTTCGGAAAGCTAGGCTGTGACCTGGACATGTTTCTGGACCTGGATGGCATCAGTGGAAGGAACGTTAAGATG CCCAAATCCGGTCTATTCCTGGAGTATCAGATGAAGAGGGCCAGCTCGGAGCGCGCTGTCACCCAGAGCATCCTCTCCGTCATCGGGGAGTGTGTGGACCAGTTTGGGCCGGGATGTGTCGGGGTGCAGAAGATTCTCAACGCCAGGTGCCCCCTGGTCCGTTTCGCCCACCAGCCCTCTGGCTTTCAGTGCGACCTTACAGCAAACAACAG GGTGGCGATGAAAAGCACAGAGCTGCTCTACCTCTACGGAGAGCTGGACCCGCGGGTGCGCTGCCTCGTGTTCACCATCCGCTGCTGGGCCCGAACTCATGGCGTGACCAGCAGCATCCCCGGTGCCTGGATCACTAACTTCTCCCTCACCGTCATGGTGGTGTTCTTCCTGCAGAGGAGGAACCCTCCAATCATCCCCACACTGGACCAACTCAGAGAGCTTGCAG GTCCCGCAGACAAGAGCGTGATTGAAGGTAACGACTGCACGTTTGTCAGCGACTTCAGCAAGATCCCGCTCCACAGCAACACGGCAACACTAG agcAGCTCCTTTGTGAGTTCTTTGACTTCTACGCCTCCTTTCCATTCAACAAGATGTCCATAAATATTAGAAAG GGTAAAGAGCAGAACAAGCCAGAGGTGACGCCGCTGCACATCCAGAACCCGTTCGAAACCTCCCTGAACGTCAGCAAGAACGTCAACAACTCCCAGCTAGACCGCTTCGTGGCTTTGTGTCAGGAGAGCACCTGGCTGCTCCAGCAGAGGGAAAACAACACACCCAGACGTCACACTGGGGGCAACACTCCCGGACCTTGGGGACTGGTTCAACTCCTCATGCCCTTACAGGTcgcaggggtcaaaggtcgcaAGGGAAAGAGACGAGAAGCAGCCAGTGAGAGGATTAAGAGCTTGTTAGATTccttaaagaataaaaattag